Proteins encoded within one genomic window of Hevea brasiliensis isolate MT/VB/25A 57/8 chromosome 8, ASM3005281v1, whole genome shotgun sequence:
- the LOC110652238 gene encoding phosphoglycerate mutase-like protein 1 isoform X3: MDCPGPSLFPLHRCKTLHLVRHAQGMHNVEGDKNYKACLSPEYFDAQLTQLGWQQVDNLRRHVRTCGLSKRIDLVIASPLLRTLQTAVGVFGGDSYTDRTDALPLMVANAGNSGRAAISSLNSPPFIAVELCREHFGVHPCDKRRNVSDYQFLFPAIDFSLIETDEDVLWKANVRETTEELTARGLKFMNWLWTRKEKEIAIVTHSGFLFHTLNAFGNDCNPLVKKEICNRGVVMFLFCSNLR; encoded by the exons ATGGATTGTCCAGGTCCAAGTTTGTTTCCATTGCACCGCTGCAAAACTCTTCACCTG GTGAGGCATGCACAAGGGATGCACAATGTAGAGGGAGATAAGAACTACAAAGCTTGCTTGTCTCCCGAATATTTTGATGCACAACTTACTCAACTGGGTTGGCAGCAG GTTGACAATTTGCGTAGGCATGTCCGCACATGTGGGCTTTCCAAGAGGATTGATTTGGTTATTGCATCTCCTTTGCTAAG GACATTGCAAACAGCTGTTGGAGTTTTTGGCGGTGACAGCTATACAGATAGGACTGATGCACTGCCACTGATGGTGGCAAATGCTGGAAACAGTGGTCGAGCTGCAATTTCAAGTCTCAATTCCCCACCTTTCATTGCTGTAGAACTATGTCGAGAACATTTT GGTGTGCATCCTTGTGACAAGAGGCGAAACGTCAGTGACTATCAATTTCTTTTCCCTGCAATTGATTTTTCATTG ATAGAAACTGATGAAGATGTACTGTGGAAGGCCAATGTGAGAGAGACAACTGAAGAACTTACTGCCAGGGGATTAAAGTTCATGAACTG GTTGTGGacaaggaaagagaaagagatagCAATAGTTACCCACAGTGGGTTCTTGTTTCATACCTTGAATGCATTTGGAAATGACTGTAACCCATTGGTGAAAAAAGAAATATGCAATCG TGGAGTGGTAATGTTCCTTTTCTGTTCAAATCTGCGCTGA
- the LOC110652238 gene encoding phosphoglycerate mutase-like protein 1 isoform X1 → MDCPGPSLFPLHRCKTLHLVRHAQGMHNVEGDKNYKACLSPEYFDAQLTQLGWQQVDNLRRHVRTCGLSKRIDLVIASPLLRTLQTAVGVFGGDSYTDRTDALPLMVANAGNSGRAAISSLNSPPFIAVELCREHFGVHPCDKRRNVSDYQFLFPAIDFSLIETDEDVLWKANVRETTEELTARGLKFMNWLWTRKEKEIAIVTHSGFLFHTLNAFGNDCNPLVKKEICNRLLSFCRILQFCSLDLLTTTYSLFLFIIFQQKWSGNVPFLFKSALKRGEKEMLEPFLSTKFKLKAHACPTTYINDCSFGPLFLCFLLLCCGL, encoded by the exons ATGGATTGTCCAGGTCCAAGTTTGTTTCCATTGCACCGCTGCAAAACTCTTCACCTG GTGAGGCATGCACAAGGGATGCACAATGTAGAGGGAGATAAGAACTACAAAGCTTGCTTGTCTCCCGAATATTTTGATGCACAACTTACTCAACTGGGTTGGCAGCAG GTTGACAATTTGCGTAGGCATGTCCGCACATGTGGGCTTTCCAAGAGGATTGATTTGGTTATTGCATCTCCTTTGCTAAG GACATTGCAAACAGCTGTTGGAGTTTTTGGCGGTGACAGCTATACAGATAGGACTGATGCACTGCCACTGATGGTGGCAAATGCTGGAAACAGTGGTCGAGCTGCAATTTCAAGTCTCAATTCCCCACCTTTCATTGCTGTAGAACTATGTCGAGAACATTTT GGTGTGCATCCTTGTGACAAGAGGCGAAACGTCAGTGACTATCAATTTCTTTTCCCTGCAATTGATTTTTCATTG ATAGAAACTGATGAAGATGTACTGTGGAAGGCCAATGTGAGAGAGACAACTGAAGAACTTACTGCCAGGGGATTAAAGTTCATGAACTG GTTGTGGacaaggaaagagaaagagatagCAATAGTTACCCACAGTGGGTTCTTGTTTCATACCTTGAATGCATTTGGAAATGACTGTAACCCATTGGTGAAAAAAGAAATATGCAATCG GCTTCTGAGTTTCTGTCGGATTCTGCAATTTTGTTCTTTGGATTTATTGACTACAActtattcacttttccttttcatTATTTTTCAACAAAAGTGGAGTGGTAATGTTCCTTTTCTGTTCAAATCTGCGCTGAAAAGGGGGGAAAAAGAGATGTTGGAACCTTTTTTGTCAACAAAATTCAAGCTGAAAGCTCATGCTTGCCCTACCACTTACATAAATGATTGCAGCTTTGGTCCTTTATTCTTATGCTTTTTGCTTTTGTGTTGTGGCTTATAA
- the LOC110652238 gene encoding phosphoglycerate mutase-like protein 1 isoform X2, whose amino-acid sequence MDCPGPSLFPLHRCKTLHLVRHAQGMHNVEGDKNYKACLSPEYFDAQLTQLGWQQVDNLRRHVRTCGLSKRIDLVIASPLLRTLQTAVGVFGGDSYTDRTDALPLMVANAGNSGRAAISSLNSPPFIAVELCREHFGVHPCDKRRNVSDYQFLFPAIDFSLIETDEDVLWKANVRETTEELTARGLKFMNWLWTRKEKEIAIVTHSGFLFHTLNAFGNDCNPLVKKEICNRFTNCELRSMVIVDRSMTGSDPATTNYTGKIPRGLDLPSDALEEAKPKTNSVI is encoded by the exons ATGGATTGTCCAGGTCCAAGTTTGTTTCCATTGCACCGCTGCAAAACTCTTCACCTG GTGAGGCATGCACAAGGGATGCACAATGTAGAGGGAGATAAGAACTACAAAGCTTGCTTGTCTCCCGAATATTTTGATGCACAACTTACTCAACTGGGTTGGCAGCAG GTTGACAATTTGCGTAGGCATGTCCGCACATGTGGGCTTTCCAAGAGGATTGATTTGGTTATTGCATCTCCTTTGCTAAG GACATTGCAAACAGCTGTTGGAGTTTTTGGCGGTGACAGCTATACAGATAGGACTGATGCACTGCCACTGATGGTGGCAAATGCTGGAAACAGTGGTCGAGCTGCAATTTCAAGTCTCAATTCCCCACCTTTCATTGCTGTAGAACTATGTCGAGAACATTTT GGTGTGCATCCTTGTGACAAGAGGCGAAACGTCAGTGACTATCAATTTCTTTTCCCTGCAATTGATTTTTCATTG ATAGAAACTGATGAAGATGTACTGTGGAAGGCCAATGTGAGAGAGACAACTGAAGAACTTACTGCCAGGGGATTAAAGTTCATGAACTG GTTGTGGacaaggaaagagaaagagatagCAATAGTTACCCACAGTGGGTTCTTGTTTCATACCTTGAATGCATTTGGAAATGACTGTAACCCATTGGTGAAAAAAGAAATATGCAATCG CTTTACAAATTGTGAGCTTCGATCcatggtcattgttgacagaag TATGACTGGATCAGATCCTGCAACAACTAACTATACTGGAAAGATTCCTCGAGGGCTGGATCTTCCAAGTGATGCTCTGGAGGAGGCTAAACCCAAAACAAATTCAGTCATCTAA